A window of Rhododendron vialii isolate Sample 1 chromosome 13a, ASM3025357v1 contains these coding sequences:
- the LOC131315251 gene encoding pentatricopeptide repeat-containing protein At4g04370 yields MNKLKLQLFHPPKPPPSHSSFTATATATKSFNATINRLSSQGAHEDVLLTYATMLKTNTPPDPYTFPSLLKACTSLNLLSHGLSFHQHVLVNGYSPDPYIGSSLIHFYAKLGRTRVARQVFDRMPERNVVPWTAIIGCYSRTGDFESAVCMYEEMRYEGIRPSSVTMLGLLCGVLEVKQVQCVHACVICYGFGSDMAVLNSLLDVYGKCGGVKDAWDLFEIMERREIVSWNSLVSGYAVVGNVGEILDLMRRMRIEGVDPDQQTIGSLVSAIARQGDLEMGQLVHALMLTAGFELDAHVETSLIALYSKFGKVDNAFRMFERTPNKDVIQWTAMISGLVQNKCADKALTLFQKMLLSDIMPSTATIASALAACGQLGSLSLGTSIHAYMLRQRMPFDIAAQNSLVTMYVKCNHLVHSHIVFDTMEERDVVSWNAIVAGYAQNGNLYQSLSLFNEMRRTLQQPDSLTAVSLLQACASIGALHQGKWVHNFVIRSFLGSCNMIDSALVDMYCKCGELDTARKCFDRMSYHDLVPWSTMIAGYGSHGKGVMALEIYNQFLLTGLEPNHVIFLSVLSACNHNGLVNQGLNLFYTMREDFRVEPKLEHLSCIVDLLSRAGRVEQAYDFYKEMFPEPEIGVLGILLDACRMSGSLELGNIIARDICTAKPTDARNYLQVAQSYASVERWDGVSEAWVRMRSLGLRKLPGWSFIELNGTITTFLTHHTSHPQHEDIVRVLKFLSKEMRDLGSNFRTDILNIL; encoded by the coding sequence ATGAacaagttgaaacttcaattgttCCACCCTCCTAAACCACCCCCATCGCATTCCTCTttcaccgccaccgccaccgccaccaagTCTTTCAATGCTACAATCAACCGTCTGTCATCCCAAGGCGCACACGAGGACGTCCTTCTCACCTACGCAACCATGCTCAAAACCAACACACCACCAGACCCCTACACCTTCCCTAGTCTTCTCAAAGCCTGCACCTCGCTCAACCTCCTCTCCCACGGCCTTTCTTTCCACCAACACGTTCTAGTTAATGGGTACTCTCCTGATCCTTACATTGGGTCTTCTTTGATCCACTTTTATGCCAAACTTGGCCGCACCCGCGTTGCCCGCCAAGTGTTTGACAGAATGCCGGAACGAAACGTGGTTCCGTGGACTGCTATTATTGGCTGTTATTCTCGAACAGGTGATTTCGAATCAGCTGTTTGTATGTATGAGGAGATGCGGTACGAGGGAATTCGACCCAGTTCGGTTACCATGCTTGGATTACTTTGTGGAGTTTTGGAAGTTAAACAGGTGCAATGTGTGCATGCTTGTGTTATATGTTACGGGTTTGGGTCTGATATGGCTGTGTTGAATTCTCTGTTGGATGTGTATGGTAAATGTGGAGGAGTTAAAGATGCTTGGGACTTGTTTGAAATTATGGAAAGAAGAGAAATAGTTTCATGGAATTCTTTGGTTTCTGGTTATGCCGTTGTTGGGAATGTTGGAGAAATTTTGGATCTAATGAGAAGGATGAGGATTGAAGGTGTGGATCCTGACCAACAGACAATTGGGTCATTGGTATCTGCTATTGCAAGGCAGGGTGATCTTGAAATGGGACAATTGGTACATGCTTTGATGTTAACCGCAGGATTTGAATTGGATGCACATGTGGAAACATCTCTTATAGCTTTGTACTCAAAATTTGGAAAAGTTGATAATGCTTTTCGGATGTTTGAACGAACACCAAATAAGGATGTGATCCAATGGACGGCAATGATATCAGGGCTTGTACAGAATAAATGTGCAGACAAGGCACTTACATTGTTCCAAAAGATGTTGCTTTCAGATATTATGCCATCTACTGCCACCATAGCTAGTGCACTTGCAGCTTGTGGCCAACTGGGCTCCTTATCTCTTGGAACTTCAATCCACGCCTACATGTTACGGCAAAGAATGCCGTTCGATATTGCTGCCCAAAACTCTCTTGTGACTATGTATGTAAAGTGCAATCACTTGGTGCATAGCCATATTGTTTTCGATACAATGGAGGAAAGAGACGTGGTTTCTTGGAACGCAATTGTAGCTGGGTATGCACAAAATGGCAACTTATACCAGTCGTTATCTTTATTCAATGAAATGAGGAGAACCCTTCAACAACCCGATTCATTAACTGCAGTCTCCCTCCTCCAAGCTTGTGCCTCGATTGGGGCTCTCCATCAGGGGAAATGGGTCCACAATTTTGTCATTAGGAGCTTCCTTGGATCATGCAACATGATTGACTCAGCTTTGGTTGATATGTACTGTAAATGCGGTGAATTAGACACAGCTAGAAAGTGTTTTGACCGGATGTCATATCATGATCTGGTCCCATGGAGCACAATGATTGCTGGATACGGAAGTCATGGTAAAGGGGTTATGGCTTTGGAAATATACAATCAATTTTTGCTTACTGGCCTCGAGCCTAACCATGTCATTTTCCTATCTGTTCTAAGTGCCTGTAATCATAACGGGCTAGTCAACCAGGGTTTAAATCTCTTCTACACTATGAGAGAGGACTTTCGGGTCGAACCAAAACTTGAGCACCTTTCTTGTATTGTTGACCTCCTGAGTCGAGCAGGAAGAGTTGAACAAGCATACGATTTTTACAAGGAGATGTTCCCAGAGCCCGAAATAGGTGTTTTGGGCATACTGCTTGATGCTTGTCGAATGAGTGGTAGTTTAGAACTTGGGAACATTATTGCTAGAGATATTTGCACGGCGAAACCAACGGATGCTAGGAACTACTTGCAAGTAGCACAAAGCTATGCTTCAGTGGAAAGATGGGATGGTGTGAGTGAGGCCTGGGTCCGGATGAGATCTCTTGGCCTTAGAAAACTTCCTGGCTGGAGTTTTATTGAGCTGAATGGAACTATTACGACATTCTTAACACATCACACTTCACATCCCCAACACGAAGACATCGTTCGAGTATTGAAATTCTTGAGCAAAGAAATGAGGGATTTGGGATCTAATTTTAGAACCGACATTCTAAATATACTTTAA